The genomic region ATCCATAAGGCTCATTCAGGACTACCTCTATAAGCTTGCAAAAGAAGAAGGAATCCCTATAATAGACAACATAGACTTTGACCAGTCAAGGCAGAAGGCAATAGAGGTTATAACGGACAGACTACTCAAAGAGGTGGAAATATCATGATATTTCTCTACGTTGGAATTGGAGGATTTTTAGGGGCCATTTCAAGGTTTCTTATTGCTGGCTTTGTTCAGAAGCTTACCGGGAGCACATTTCCTTTCGGTACGCTTACAGTGAATGTTCTGGGGAGTTTTATCATCGGTATCCTTGCGATGCTGTTCAAAGATATCATTGCCCCTGAATGGAAGGGCCTTTTTATCACCGGTTTTTTAGGAGCTTTAACCACATTCTCATCATTCAGCTATGAAACGGTTGCTCTTATTCAGGATGGCCTTGTTCTTCAGGGCATTATGAATATTGCTCTGAATGTATTTCTCTGCTTAACGGCAACAGTTACCGGCATGTATCTTTA from Desulfurobacterium sp. TC5-1 harbors:
- the crcB gene encoding fluoride efflux transporter CrcB; this translates as MIFLYVGIGGFLGAISRFLIAGFVQKLTGSTFPFGTLTVNVLGSFIIGILAMLFKDIIAPEWKGLFITGFLGALTTFSSFSYETVALIQDGLVLQGIMNIALNVFLCLTATVTGMYLYTKFLRMV